One part of the Campylobacter sp. RM16189 genome encodes these proteins:
- a CDS encoding peptidoglycan DD-metalloendopeptidase family protein, with protein MKILLFLLFFLGASFCASTDDKIKVQTSSLQLSNQIASKLNKKLDDLAKDIKDGESELEKIDSKMKELLAQIAELENRASSANSELKKLNEQNSELLQNQRLIEQNMIRIISDHFAFDLIAPKEYEDSNESIIATEILVNLNSVIKDDFKNLVKDYEKTTNSIKDQNDKIQNIQADLKTYKQKRTELALLQSEQSKTVANLKQDRQSYSKKLSMIQEQQKEIRKTLEELKIVARQEVEEAKRLAEQKEAEKTKKDKKHKKDKDTKDEKNNGSVKQVGSSYQASLVKKYSGEKTIAPLDSFTVKQKFGNYIDPIYNIKIFNESVVLSSQTADAKVKSVLNGKVVFAKDTAMLDKVVIIENANGIHTIYAHLSQIAPTVKVGKKVQKGYVIGRVSKDLTFEVTQKNYHIDPLEMITLK; from the coding sequence ATGAAAATTTTACTATTTTTATTATTTTTTTTAGGAGCATCATTTTGTGCTAGTACTGATGATAAAATTAAAGTGCAGACGTCATCTTTGCAACTTTCAAATCAAATAGCAAGTAAGCTAAATAAAAAATTAGATGACTTAGCTAAAGACATCAAGGATGGAGAGTCGGAACTAGAGAAAATAGATTCTAAAATGAAAGAGTTATTAGCTCAGATTGCTGAGCTTGAAAATAGAGCAAGCAGTGCAAATAGCGAGCTTAAAAAGCTAAATGAACAAAATAGCGAACTCTTGCAAAATCAAAGACTTATAGAGCAAAATATGATACGTATAATATCAGATCATTTTGCGTTTGATCTTATTGCACCAAAAGAGTATGAGGACAGCAACGAAAGCATAATCGCAACTGAAATTTTGGTTAATTTAAATAGCGTGATAAAAGATGATTTCAAAAATTTAGTTAAGGATTATGAAAAGACCACAAATTCAATCAAAGATCAAAATGATAAGATACAAAATATACAGGCTGATTTAAAAACTTATAAACAAAAGCGAACGGAGCTTGCGTTGCTTCAAAGTGAACAGTCTAAGACCGTGGCTAATTTAAAGCAAGATAGGCAGAGCTATTCTAAAAAATTATCTATGATTCAAGAGCAGCAAAAAGAGATAAGAAAGACTCTAGAGGAGCTTAAAATAGTCGCAAGACAAGAGGTTGAAGAGGCAAAGAGGCTAGCGGAGCAAAAAGAAGCCGAAAAAACAAAAAAAGATAAAAAGCATAAAAAAGATAAAGATACTAAAGATGAAAAAAACAATGGTTCTGTTAAGCAAGTGGGCTCAAGCTATCAGGCAAGTTTAGTGAAAAAATATAGCGGAGAAAAGACGATAGCCCCTCTTGATAGCTTTACTGTTAAGCAAAAATTCGGAAACTATATCGATCCTATATATAATATTAAAATTTTTAATGAGTCCGTAGTGCTAAGCTCTCAAACCGCTGATGCAAAGGTAAAAAGCGTATTAAATGGCAAAGTTGTATTCGCAAAGGATACGGCTATGCTGGATAAGGTTGTAATTATAGAAAATGCAAACGGAATTCATACTATCTATGCACATCTTAGCCAAATAGCGCCTACTGTAAAAGTTGGCAAAAAGGTTCAAAAAGGCTATGTCATAGGACGAGTATCAAAAGATCTAACATTTGAAGTAACTCAAAAAAATTACCATATAGATCCGCTTGAAATGATAACCCTTAAATAG